In the Carboxydothermus hydrogenoformans Z-2901 genome, one interval contains:
- the tsf gene encoding translation elongation factor Ts — translation MITSQMVKELRERTGAGMMDCKRALEEANGDMEKAIEILRQKGLAAAAKKAGRIATEGVVEAYIHGGGRIGVLVEINCETDFVAKTDEFKSFARDIAMQIAAAKPEYVRREDVPQEVIEKEREILRAQALNEGKPANVVEKMVEGRLEKFFKEVCLLEQPFIKNPDITVKDLLTEKIAKIGENINIRRFVRFELGEGLAKKEEDFAAEVAAAMKVNK, via the coding sequence ATGATAACTTCACAAATGGTTAAAGAGCTCCGGGAAAGAACCGGTGCTGGCATGATGGACTGCAAGAGAGCATTAGAGGAAGCTAACGGTGATATGGAAAAAGCAATTGAAATTTTACGGCAAAAAGGATTGGCCGCTGCGGCGAAAAAAGCTGGCCGGATTGCTACCGAAGGAGTTGTTGAAGCTTATATCCACGGTGGCGGTCGGATTGGCGTACTGGTTGAAATCAACTGCGAAACCGATTTTGTGGCGAAAACCGATGAGTTTAAATCTTTTGCCCGGGATATTGCTATGCAAATTGCTGCAGCTAAACCCGAGTATGTAAGACGGGAAGATGTACCGCAGGAAGTCATTGAAAAAGAACGGGAGATTTTAAGGGCACAGGCCTTAAACGAAGGTAAACCGGCGAACGTGGTAGAAAAAATGGTGGAAGGTCGTCTTGAAAAGTTCTTTAAAGAAGTTTGTCTTTTAGAGCAGCCGTTCATTAAAAATCCCGATATTACCGTCAAAGATCTTCTGACCGAGAAAATTGCGAAGATTGGTGAAAATATCAACATTCGCCGTTTTGTTCGCTTTGAATTGGGCGAAGGTTTAGCCAAAAAAGAGGAGGATTTTGCTGCCGAAGTAGCTGCAGCAATGAAAGTTAATAAATAA
- the frr gene encoding ribosome recycling factor, with amino-acid sequence MIQDILKEAQDHMQKAIEVLKKEFATMRVGRATPALLEKVVVEYYGTQMPVNQLATISAPEPRLLVIQPWDKGALGAIEKAILKSDLGITPTNDGSVIRLAIPPLTQERRQELVKVARKKAEEARVAIRNIRRDANDRIKDLEKDKVISEDEGKRGQDEVQKLTDKFIKTVDELLKAKEDEILSI; translated from the coding sequence GTGATTCAGGATATTTTAAAGGAAGCCCAGGACCACATGCAAAAGGCTATTGAAGTTTTGAAAAAAGAGTTTGCTACCATGCGGGTCGGCAGGGCTACTCCGGCTTTGTTAGAAAAAGTAGTTGTGGAGTACTATGGGACCCAAATGCCGGTCAATCAATTGGCTACCATTTCCGCTCCCGAACCCCGCTTACTGGTAATACAACCCTGGGATAAAGGAGCTTTGGGGGCGATCGAAAAAGCTATTCTTAAATCGGATCTCGGTATAACCCCAACCAATGATGGAAGTGTAATCCGGCTTGCTATTCCTCCCCTTACGCAGGAACGCCGGCAGGAGCTGGTGAAGGTGGCCAGGAAGAAAGCTGAAGAAGCGCGGGTGGCAATTCGCAATATTCGGCGGGATGCCAACGACAGGATTAAGGACTTAGAAAAGGATAAAGTTATTTCCGAAGATGAAGGAAAACGCGGTCAGGATGAAGTCCAGAAACTAACCGATAAGTTTATTAAGACGGTTGATGAGCTCTTAAAAGCTAAAGAAGATGAGATATTGAGCATTTAG
- a CDS encoding DUF362 domain-containing protein, with the protein MAYRITEECLACGTCMDSCPHNAIVEGDIYKITDACQNCGTCAEACPVGAIVEE; encoded by the coding sequence ATGGCTTATAGAATTACCGAGGAGTGCCTGGCTTGTGGGACCTGCATGGATAGCTGCCCCCATAATGCCATCGTGGAAGGTGATATTTACAAAATCACCGATGCTTGCCAGAACTGCGGGACTTGCGCTGAAGCTTGCCCGGTAGGTGCCATTGTGGAAGAGTAA
- the rseP gene encoding RIP metalloprotease RseP — translation MITAVASIVIFFLLIWIHELGHFLAAKKVGIVVKEFSIGFGPLLAKTRKKETQYSLRLIPLGGFVKMKGMDLEEGEEEEDDRGSFTKATVWQRALVLFAGSGMNLLLAVVLLALVFSAFGIPKAVPVIDKVQPNMPAAAAGFKPGDKIIAVNETKIASWEQLVEIISKSPGKPLTFKITRENLEKTIVVTPRPDDQGLGKIGIVPRQEIERKPIWEGLYLGFVYTFKIIALIVVFLGKMLVHQAPMELGGPVRVVSEIGRAAQFGLSSLVQLAAFLSINLGIFNLLPIPALDGSRIMFVLAEALRGKPIDPEKENFIHLIGFGLLLLLMLIITYKDIISLIGG, via the coding sequence GTGATAACGGCGGTTGCCTCGATAGTTATCTTTTTTCTTTTAATTTGGATTCACGAACTTGGTCACTTTTTAGCGGCCAAAAAAGTGGGTATTGTAGTTAAAGAGTTTAGCATCGGTTTTGGTCCGCTTTTAGCCAAAACCCGGAAAAAGGAAACGCAGTACAGTTTAAGATTAATTCCTCTGGGCGGTTTTGTGAAAATGAAAGGGATGGATTTAGAAGAAGGGGAAGAAGAGGAGGACGACCGGGGCAGTTTTACAAAAGCAACCGTCTGGCAGCGGGCTTTGGTGTTATTTGCCGGTTCGGGAATGAACCTTCTGTTAGCGGTGGTTCTCTTGGCGCTGGTTTTTAGCGCCTTTGGAATCCCTAAAGCGGTCCCGGTGATCGATAAGGTCCAGCCCAATATGCCGGCGGCAGCAGCTGGATTTAAGCCCGGCGATAAAATAATAGCGGTAAACGAAACTAAGATTGCTTCGTGGGAACAGCTGGTGGAAATAATAAGTAAAAGTCCCGGTAAACCGTTAACCTTTAAAATTACACGGGAAAACCTGGAAAAAACCATCGTAGTTACCCCCCGCCCCGATGACCAGGGGTTAGGGAAGATTGGTATTGTTCCCCGGCAGGAAATTGAACGAAAACCAATATGGGAAGGTTTGTACCTGGGGTTTGTTTACACCTTTAAAATAATTGCTTTAATTGTAGTGTTTCTTGGGAAAATGCTTGTTCACCAGGCTCCAATGGAGCTGGGGGGGCCGGTAAGGGTGGTTTCGGAGATTGGCCGGGCTGCCCAGTTTGGACTGAGTTCCCTGGTTCAGCTGGCCGCTTTTTTGAGCATCAACCTTGGCATTTTTAACTTGCTTCCCATACCGGCTTTGGATGGTAGCCGGATTATGTTTGTTTTAGCTGAAGCTCTGCGGGGGAAACCAATCGATCCGGAGAAGGAAAACTTTATTCATTTAATCGGATTTGGGCTTTTGCTTTTACTGATGCTAATTATAACTTATAAAGACATTATTTCGCTAATAGGTGGTTAA
- the ispG gene encoding flavodoxin-dependent (E)-4-hydroxy-3-methylbut-2-enyl-diphosphate synthase has protein sequence MLLPRRKTKTIFIGTVPVGGDAPITVQSMTNTDTRDWQKTLRQIKRLKKAGCELVRVAVPDQEAARALKLIVEKSPLPVIADIHFDYKLALMALEAGVHGLRLNPGNIGSAEKVRIIVREAKNRRVPIRIGVNAGSLEKKLVEKYGGITPEAMVESALHHVGILEDMGFDLIKISLKASDIPLMLAAYRLLAKKVDYPFHIGVTEAGPRSTGIIKSAVGIGALLAEGIGDTLRVSLTADPVEEVKIGFQILKALGLREYGAEVISCPTCGRTQVDIIKIAREVEKFAQNVKKPLKIAVMGCVVNGPGEAREADIGIAGGRGEALLFKKGKVVRKIGEEEILKVLKEEIKKLEEEV, from the coding sequence TTGCTACTTCCGCGCCGAAAAACGAAAACCATTTTTATTGGAACGGTGCCGGTGGGTGGGGACGCACCGATTACCGTGCAGTCAATGACCAATACCGATACCCGGGATTGGCAAAAAACCTTAAGACAAATTAAAAGACTGAAAAAAGCCGGCTGCGAACTGGTGCGGGTAGCCGTTCCCGATCAGGAAGCGGCCCGGGCCTTAAAATTAATCGTGGAAAAATCTCCTCTGCCGGTTATTGCCGATATTCACTTTGATTATAAGCTGGCGTTAATGGCTCTGGAGGCGGGGGTTCACGGTCTTAGACTGAATCCCGGAAATATCGGGAGTGCTGAAAAAGTTCGGATTATTGTGCGGGAAGCTAAAAACCGCCGAGTTCCCATCCGGATAGGGGTAAATGCCGGCTCTTTAGAAAAAAAGCTTGTGGAGAAGTATGGAGGTATTACCCCTGAAGCGATGGTGGAAAGCGCTCTCCATCATGTGGGAATTCTGGAAGACATGGGCTTTGATCTTATCAAAATATCGCTAAAAGCATCGGATATACCGTTAATGCTGGCAGCCTACCGACTTTTAGCTAAGAAGGTTGACTATCCGTTTCATATTGGCGTAACCGAAGCGGGACCCCGCTCCACCGGGATTATTAAATCGGCGGTTGGGATCGGGGCCCTTTTGGCCGAAGGTATTGGTGATACCTTGCGGGTTTCCCTGACGGCGGATCCGGTGGAAGAGGTAAAAATAGGATTTCAAATTTTAAAAGCTCTGGGTTTAAGGGAGTACGGAGCTGAGGTAATTTCCTGTCCAACTTGCGGGCGCACCCAGGTGGATATCATTAAAATAGCCCGGGAAGTTGAGAAGTTTGCTCAAAACGTCAAAAAACCCCTGAAAATTGCGGTAATGGGCTGTGTGGTTAATGGCCCCGGCGAAGCCCGGGAAGCAGACATAGGAATTGCCGGCGGCCGGGGTGAAGCGTTATTATTTAAAAAGGGAAAGGTTGTTAGAAAAATTGGGGAAGAAGAAATATTAAAAGTATTAAAAGAAGAGATTAAAAAGTTGGAGGAGGAAGTGTAA
- the ytvI gene encoding sporulation integral membrane protein YtvI yields the protein MENWKRYGLYLLGLLAGILGLWLIYKIAVLYLLPFIIGILIAIILEPMVSYFEKRFNLTRAIGTGISLAILLILFLTVISSFLVKLVTELYRLANYVPDMLTNIKDQITFMIAGGNRFLGKLPPTLADSIKQNAEKLLNQVVEVGKNFFTSIFVGLAQVPEFIIILLIALIAAYFFSKDLPQYQRLVFNVLPEDYRQKSEYVLKEAIAAAFRFLKAQAILVGLSTILTIFGLYLIGAAYPLTLGLIIGFLDLVPIVGPSLIIFPWAGILLIQGKYLMAVEILILYLAISAFRKVVEAKVVAENLGLDPLATLISMYVGLKLMGVLGIAAGPIILLIIKALIDAEIINFHKK from the coding sequence ATGGAAAATTGGAAAAGGTACGGCCTTTATTTATTGGGGCTTCTGGCCGGGATTTTAGGCCTGTGGCTTATCTATAAAATAGCGGTGCTCTACTTGTTGCCGTTTATTATTGGCATACTCATTGCCATAATTTTGGAGCCAATGGTAAGTTATTTTGAGAAAAGATTTAATCTTACGCGGGCTATTGGTACGGGCATTTCTCTGGCAATATTATTAATACTTTTTTTAACGGTTATCTCTTCTTTTTTGGTAAAACTTGTTACCGAATTGTACCGGTTAGCCAATTACGTACCGGATATGCTGACCAATATCAAGGACCAGATTACCTTTATGATAGCCGGGGGAAACCGTTTTTTAGGCAAGCTTCCTCCCACCCTTGCTGATTCCATTAAACAGAATGCCGAAAAGTTATTAAATCAAGTGGTGGAAGTAGGAAAGAACTTTTTTACCAGCATTTTTGTTGGCCTGGCTCAAGTACCTGAATTTATTATTATTTTGCTGATTGCCTTAATAGCTGCTTATTTTTTCAGCAAAGATTTACCCCAGTACCAGCGGTTAGTTTTTAATGTGCTACCGGAAGACTACCGGCAAAAGAGTGAGTATGTTTTAAAGGAAGCGATCGCTGCTGCTTTTAGATTTTTAAAAGCCCAGGCGATTTTAGTAGGATTATCAACGATTCTTACCATTTTTGGCCTTTATTTAATTGGCGCAGCTTACCCCCTTACCCTGGGTTTAATAATTGGATTCTTGGATCTGGTTCCGATTGTGGGCCCAAGCCTGATAATTTTTCCCTGGGCGGGAATACTGCTGATTCAGGGAAAATATTTGATGGCGGTCGAAATTCTCATTCTTTATTTGGCCATTTCGGCTTTCCGGAAAGTGGTTGAAGCTAAAGTAGTGGCCGAAAACCTGGGGTTAGACCCTTTAGCAACGTTAATATCTATGTACGTAGGTTTAAAGCTTATGGGGGTCTTGGGTATTGCAGCGGGTCCGATTATTCTTTTAATAATTAAAGCCTTAATTGATGCGGAAATAATTAACTTTCACAAAAAATAG
- a CDS encoding proline--tRNA ligase, whose amino-acid sequence MRLSQYFMPTLRENPAEAEVISHKLLLRAGFIRKSASGVYTYLPLAQRVLKKIMQIIREEMDRQGGQELMLPILQPAELWLETGRWHVYGPELFKLKDRHNRDFCLGPTHEEIITDLVRREVRSYKELPLLLYQIQNKYRDEKRPRFGLMRGREFIMKDLYSFDRDEEGLEISYRKMYEAYTNVFTRCGLKFRAVEADAGAIGGSTTHEFMVLANSGEAVVVYCPDDNCGYAANLEKAETKFTPEVIGTPAEIQKVATPNVKTVDEVAEFLKVEKKQILKSVLFKADDGYVLAVVRGDREVNEVKVKNQVDCLVLELASPQEVEEVLGAEYGSIGPVGVNIPVIADLEVKHVLNAVTGANETGYHLTGVNPERDFSPAVKYADIRLVEEGEPCPKCGKALVFARGIEVGQIFKLKDKYSRKMGAFYLDENGQQKPIIMGCYGIGVTRTMAAAVEQNHDEDGIIWPAAIAPFEVIVVPVSNKDEQQMKMAEEVYNLLLNAGFEVVIDDRDERPGVKFKDADLIGIPLRITVGKRTVSEGVYEVKIRRTREEKVFQKEELVDGLRQLLKTL is encoded by the coding sequence ATGAGGCTATCCCAGTACTTTATGCCGACTTTAAGAGAAAATCCTGCAGAAGCAGAAGTGATAAGTCATAAACTTTTGTTGCGGGCAGGTTTTATCCGCAAATCGGCATCGGGGGTTTATACATATTTACCGTTAGCCCAGAGGGTTCTTAAAAAAATCATGCAGATTATCCGGGAGGAAATGGACCGGCAGGGCGGCCAGGAATTAATGCTCCCGATTTTACAGCCGGCGGAACTTTGGCTGGAAACGGGCCGCTGGCATGTTTACGGTCCGGAACTTTTTAAATTAAAAGACCGGCACAACCGGGATTTTTGCCTCGGGCCTACCCATGAAGAGATTATTACCGACCTGGTAAGAAGGGAAGTAAGGTCTTATAAAGAATTACCCCTGCTTCTTTACCAGATTCAAAATAAGTACCGGGACGAAAAAAGACCTCGCTTTGGCTTGATGCGCGGGCGCGAATTTATCATGAAAGATCTTTATTCTTTTGACCGGGATGAAGAAGGCTTAGAAATAAGTTACCGCAAGATGTACGAAGCTTATACCAATGTATTTACCCGCTGCGGCTTAAAGTTTCGGGCGGTGGAAGCGGATGCCGGTGCGATTGGTGGGAGCACCACCCATGAATTTATGGTGCTGGCCAATTCCGGCGAAGCGGTAGTCGTCTATTGCCCAGATGATAACTGCGGCTATGCCGCGAACTTGGAAAAAGCGGAAACAAAATTTACTCCCGAAGTAATCGGAACTCCTGCGGAGATCCAGAAAGTAGCAACTCCCAATGTAAAAACTGTAGACGAAGTAGCCGAGTTTTTAAAGGTTGAGAAAAAACAAATTTTAAAATCGGTGTTATTCAAGGCCGATGATGGGTATGTGCTGGCAGTAGTGCGGGGTGACCGGGAAGTTAATGAAGTTAAGGTCAAGAATCAGGTGGATTGTTTGGTTTTAGAGCTTGCTTCCCCCCAGGAAGTGGAAGAGGTATTAGGGGCCGAATACGGCTCGATAGGTCCGGTAGGGGTGAATATTCCGGTAATTGCCGATCTGGAAGTAAAACATGTTTTAAATGCGGTTACCGGAGCAAACGAAACGGGTTATCACTTAACCGGCGTAAATCCCGAAAGGGATTTTTCGCCCGCGGTAAAATATGCGGACATCCGTTTGGTTGAAGAAGGAGAGCCCTGTCCTAAATGCGGAAAAGCCCTGGTGTTTGCCCGGGGTATTGAAGTGGGGCAGATCTTTAAACTTAAAGATAAATACAGCAGGAAAATGGGAGCCTTTTATTTAGATGAAAATGGGCAGCAAAAGCCCATAATTATGGGTTGTTACGGTATTGGCGTTACCCGGACTATGGCGGCAGCAGTGGAGCAAAACCATGATGAAGATGGTATTATCTGGCCGGCGGCTATAGCTCCCTTTGAAGTAATCGTGGTGCCGGTTTCCAATAAGGACGAACAGCAAATGAAAATGGCGGAGGAAGTTTATAATTTGTTATTAAACGCTGGCTTTGAGGTTGTGATAGATGACAGGGACGAGCGACCCGGGGTTAAATTTAAAGATGCGGATTTAATTGGCATTCCGCTCCGGATAACCGTTGGTAAACGGACCGTAAGTGAAGGGGTATATGAGGTAAAAATTCGCCGGACCCGGGAAGAAAAGGTTTTCCAAAAAGAAGAGTTAGTGGATGGCTTAAGACAGCTCTTAAAAACTTTATAG
- a CDS encoding 1-deoxy-D-xylulose-5-phosphate reductoisomerase, producing MKKLVILGSTGSIGRQSLEVIEFFPDKFSVVALAAAKNGKLLLEQCLRFKVKHAFLADEESYKTYYQEFKNHGILLTTGSKELLNLALLPGVDGIITAIPGTICLLPTIEALKAGKIIYLANKETMVAAGEIITPLMKLGENLLPVDSEHSAIFQALRGEKLAWVKKLLITASGGPFREYTLEQLKNVTVAEALKHPRWKMGNKITIDSATLMNKGLEIIEAHFLFQIPYEKIEPVIHPQSVIHSLVEFYDGSVLAQLGLPDMRHPIQYALTYPERFPNNLPGLNLTEIGVLSFEKPDYERFPALKLAIQAGKAGNIYPAVLNAANEIAVEAFLAGKIKFLEIAQIVEKVLNCFSPVKMDLETILEVDFRARELARKFIGGEHQ from the coding sequence ATGAAAAAACTCGTTATTTTAGGAAGTACCGGCTCCATTGGCCGGCAGTCTTTAGAAGTTATCGAGTTTTTTCCCGATAAATTTTCCGTGGTAGCCTTGGCTGCGGCGAAAAACGGTAAACTTTTGTTAGAGCAGTGCCTGCGCTTTAAGGTTAAGCATGCTTTTTTAGCCGATGAAGAAAGTTATAAAACTTATTACCAGGAGTTTAAAAACCACGGAATACTTCTTACTACCGGTAGCAAAGAACTACTGAATTTGGCTTTACTACCCGGCGTTGATGGCATCATTACGGCGATTCCCGGTACCATCTGTTTGCTTCCTACCATTGAGGCTTTAAAAGCAGGAAAAATAATTTATTTAGCCAATAAAGAAACAATGGTTGCTGCTGGAGAAATCATCACCCCCTTGATGAAGTTAGGGGAAAACCTTTTGCCGGTGGATAGTGAACATTCGGCCATTTTTCAGGCTCTTAGAGGAGAAAAATTGGCGTGGGTGAAGAAACTCCTCATCACTGCTTCCGGGGGACCTTTTAGGGAATACACCTTGGAACAATTAAAAAATGTCACCGTGGCGGAGGCCCTCAAGCACCCCCGCTGGAAAATGGGCAATAAGATTACCATTGATTCGGCTACTTTGATGAATAAGGGCTTGGAAATAATCGAAGCGCACTTTTTGTTCCAAATTCCCTATGAAAAAATTGAACCGGTAATTCACCCGCAGTCGGTAATCCATTCGCTGGTGGAGTTTTATGATGGCTCGGTTCTGGCTCAGCTGGGACTTCCGGACATGCGGCATCCCATTCAATATGCCCTGACTTATCCCGAAAGATTTCCCAACAACCTGCCGGGCTTGAACTTAACGGAAATTGGCGTTCTTTCTTTTGAAAAACCGGACTATGAACGTTTTCCGGCTCTCAAACTTGCTATCCAGGCCGGCAAAGCCGGAAATATTTACCCGGCGGTTTTAAATGCTGCCAATGAAATTGCCGTTGAAGCATTTTTGGCAGGAAAAATTAAGTTTCTGGAAATTGCCCAAATTGTAGAAAAAGTATTAAACTGTTTTTCACCGGTAAAAATGGATTTGGAGACGATTTTAGAGGTGGATTTTCGGGCAAGGGAACTGGCAAGAAAATTTATAGGTGGTGAACACCAGTGA
- a CDS encoding isoprenyl transferase produces MDFSIFRKKNNQIDISDLDFRKMPRHIAIIMDGNGRWAKKRGMPRYFGHRAGVETVRRVVKFCAKLNVPYLTLYAFSTENWRRPQEEVNVLMNLLVEYIEKETDELNREGVRLTVIGEISELPEKARIALAQGIEKTCHNSRLNLILALNYGGRREIVEAARKIAYEIKNGKLSPEQIDEKVFANYLYTKEFPDPDLLIRPSGEIRISNFLLWQIAYSEIWLTDVLWPDFSEEHLLQAIKDYQKRERRFGGVNYP; encoded by the coding sequence ATGGATTTCAGCATATTTCGCAAAAAAAACAATCAAATAGATATAAGCGATCTCGATTTTAGGAAAATGCCCCGGCATATTGCTATTATTATGGATGGTAACGGACGGTGGGCTAAAAAACGAGGAATGCCGCGCTACTTTGGCCACCGGGCCGGTGTAGAGACGGTCCGGCGGGTGGTAAAGTTTTGCGCAAAACTAAACGTACCCTACCTCACCCTCTATGCGTTTTCCACGGAAAACTGGCGGCGTCCACAAGAAGAAGTTAATGTTCTGATGAACCTTTTGGTGGAGTATATTGAAAAAGAAACCGATGAACTAAACCGGGAAGGGGTTAGGCTCACGGTAATTGGAGAAATTTCCGAACTTCCGGAAAAAGCCCGGATCGCCTTAGCTCAAGGTATAGAGAAAACCTGCCATAACAGCCGCTTAAATCTGATTTTGGCCTTAAATTACGGGGGCCGAAGAGAAATTGTGGAAGCGGCCAGGAAAATTGCTTACGAGATAAAAAATGGAAAATTATCGCCTGAGCAGATAGATGAAAAAGTTTTTGCCAACTATCTCTACACCAAAGAATTTCCCGATCCCGATCTATTAATTCGACCGTCGGGGGAAATTCGCATCAGTAATTTTCTTCTCTGGCAAATTGCCTACAGTGAAATCTGGCTTACCGATGTTTTATGGCCGGATTTTTCCGAAGAACATCTGCTGCAGGCAATTAAAGACTACCAAAAACGCGAACGGCGCTTTGGAGGCGTAAATTACCCGTAA
- a CDS encoding phosphatidate cytidylyltransferase, which produces MLSYRIITALVALPGFLIVGYLGGVYLKALTALMALIGFYELYRMFLTKELKLYVPLAYVLLLLGFFDLVSREILPYFFFIATGIYYLVQHQKHSVLEFFYTYTSLMYVFLFIFIYEIRSTPLGFRLFLFYFLLIWANDTFAYFVGKKFGRRKIAPALSPKKSVEGALGGLLGALFIAFLYGRFVLGSLTLLPLAFVTALIAQAGDFLESAIKRFAGVKDSGEILPGHGGILDRFDGVLLSAPVFYYLYLLFN; this is translated from the coding sequence ATGTTAAGTTATCGGATTATTACTGCCCTTGTTGCACTGCCCGGATTTTTAATAGTTGGCTATTTAGGCGGGGTTTACCTCAAGGCTTTAACTGCTTTAATGGCGTTAATAGGTTTTTACGAACTTTACCGAATGTTTTTAACGAAAGAGCTTAAGCTTTATGTTCCCCTTGCCTATGTTTTACTTTTACTTGGCTTTTTTGATTTGGTTTCCAGAGAAATTCTCCCCTATTTCTTTTTCATCGCTACGGGCATTTATTACCTGGTCCAACACCAAAAGCACAGTGTCTTGGAATTTTTTTATACCTATACCAGTTTAATGTATGTTTTTTTATTCATTTTTATTTATGAAATTAGAAGCACCCCTTTGGGTTTTCGACTGTTTTTGTTTTATTTCTTGCTAATCTGGGCCAACGATACTTTTGCCTACTTTGTAGGTAAAAAATTTGGCAGGCGGAAAATTGCACCGGCTTTAAGCCCGAAAAAAAGTGTAGAGGGGGCTTTGGGAGGTTTACTGGGAGCTTTATTCATCGCGTTTCTTTACGGTAGGTTTGTTTTAGGTAGCTTAACTTTGTTACCGCTTGCCTTTGTTACTGCTTTAATAGCTCAGGCGGGGGATTTTTTGGAATCGGCTATCAAGCGTTTTGCTGGAGTAAAAGATTCAGGAGAGATTTTACCCGGGCATGGCGGGATACTGGATAGATTTGATGGGGTACTGCTTTCTGCTCCGGTTTTTTACTATCTTTACTTATTATTTAATTAG
- the pyrH gene encoding UMP kinase translates to MPSPKYKRVVLKLSGEALAGEKGYGIDPEVVNSIAGQIAEIIKEFGIQVAVVVGGGNIWRGLSGSAKGMDRATADYMGMLATVINSLALQDALEKLGIDTRVQTAIEMRQIAEPYIRRRAIRHLEKGRVVIFAAGTGNPYFSTDTTAALRAAEIEAEVILMAKRVDGVYDSDPLKNPNAQKFDELEYIEVLNRGLGVMDSTATSLCMDNNIPLIVFNLEVPGNIKRVILGENIGTIVGGERK, encoded by the coding sequence GTGCCTTCACCTAAATATAAAAGGGTAGTTTTAAAGTTAAGCGGTGAAGCGTTGGCCGGTGAAAAAGGTTACGGAATTGATCCGGAGGTTGTAAACTCGATAGCCGGCCAAATTGCGGAGATTATCAAAGAGTTTGGAATTCAGGTTGCTGTGGTTGTTGGTGGTGGGAATATCTGGCGGGGTCTTTCCGGAAGTGCCAAAGGTATGGATAGGGCTACCGCCGATTATATGGGAATGTTAGCTACGGTCATAAATTCTCTGGCCCTGCAGGATGCGCTGGAAAAGCTTGGAATTGATACCCGGGTGCAAACGGCGATTGAAATGCGGCAGATTGCCGAGCCTTATATTCGGCGACGGGCTATACGCCACCTGGAAAAGGGCCGGGTAGTTATTTTTGCGGCGGGTACCGGTAATCCTTATTTTTCCACCGATACCACCGCAGCTTTACGCGCGGCCGAAATTGAGGCAGAAGTCATTTTAATGGCGAAAAGAGTCGATGGCGTGTATGATTCTGACCCCTTGAAAAATCCCAATGCTCAAAAATTTGATGAATTGGAGTATATTGAGGTTCTAAATCGCGGCTTGGGAGTAATGGATTCCACCGCTACCTCCCTTTGTATGGATAATAATATTCCGCTCATCGTTTTTAATCTCGAAGTCCCGGGGAATATCAAGCGGGTGATTTTAGGGGAGAATATTGGCACCATTGTTGGGGGTGAGCGCAAGTGA
- the rpsB gene encoding 30S ribosomal protein S2, with the protein MAVISMKQLLEAGVHFGHQTRRWNPKMAEYIFTDRNGIYIIDLQKTAKKLEEAYSFVRELSAQGGTILFVGTKKQAQDAIKEEAERCGMFYVNQRWLGGTLTNFKTIRKRVERLIEIEKMEQEGALSVLPKKEVAKILKEKEKLSRFLSGIKEMKKLPDALFVVDPRKEKIAVAEARKLDIPVVAIVDTNCDPDEVDYVIPGNDDAIRAVKLITSKIADAVIEGRQGEQYAE; encoded by the coding sequence ATGGCTGTAATTTCCATGAAGCAACTTTTAGAAGCGGGGGTTCATTTTGGTCATCAAACCCGGCGCTGGAACCCCAAAATGGCGGAGTATATCTTTACCGACCGGAACGGGATTTACATCATTGACCTGCAGAAAACCGCCAAAAAATTAGAGGAAGCTTATAGTTTTGTTAGAGAATTGTCGGCACAGGGTGGTACGATTTTATTTGTTGGAACGAAAAAGCAAGCTCAGGATGCCATTAAGGAAGAAGCGGAACGTTGCGGAATGTTTTACGTAAATCAGCGGTGGCTGGGAGGTACCCTTACCAACTTTAAAACCATCAGAAAACGGGTAGAAAGGCTTATTGAAATTGAAAAAATGGAGCAAGAAGGTGCGCTGTCGGTACTTCCGAAAAAAGAGGTAGCAAAAATTTTAAAGGAAAAGGAAAAATTAAGCCGCTTTTTGTCCGGTATCAAGGAAATGAAAAAGTTACCCGATGCGCTGTTTGTGGTTGACCCTCGGAAGGAAAAAATTGCCGTGGCGGAAGCCCGGAAACTGGATATTCCTGTAGTTGCTATCGTGGATACAAACTGCGATCCCGATGAGGTGGATTACGTAATTCCCGGTAACGACGATGCTATCCGGGCGGTAAAGTTAATTACTTCCAAAATTGCTGATGCGGTAATTGAAGGCCGTCAAGGCGAGCAATATGCGGAATAA